Proteins encoded together in one Orrella marina window:
- a CDS encoding TAXI family TRAP transporter solute-binding subunit, with protein MLTSTGKVQLGIAHAQMALRAQKGLDPFPKPLGDIRAIAMIDPQAAVQILATRRSGITSLEQIKANKMPVRVSLNQKGTLMAITGEAVLQAYGISVQDIETWGGRVTYGSYSTGLEQVKNGQTDLIINMLAFPSSHINNAARDTEFRMLGLDQATIVKLNEELGTQSITIPANTYDFEPDAIETIRGSVIVIASTEMSDQEAGDIVRAMLANFDFLQTAHATLSRLTPRALTETAPIALHPGAKAAYEAAGLLK; from the coding sequence TTGCTGACCTCGACCGGCAAGGTTCAACTCGGCATTGCGCACGCTCAAATGGCACTTAGAGCACAAAAGGGTCTCGATCCATTTCCCAAGCCACTTGGAGATATTCGGGCCATTGCGATGATCGACCCACAGGCAGCGGTACAAATTCTGGCTACGCGACGCTCCGGCATCACCAGCCTCGAACAGATCAAAGCCAACAAGATGCCCGTACGGGTCTCCCTTAACCAGAAAGGGACGCTGATGGCCATTACCGGTGAGGCGGTTCTCCAAGCATACGGCATTTCGGTCCAGGACATTGAAACCTGGGGCGGACGTGTCACCTATGGCTCCTACAGCACCGGACTCGAACAAGTCAAGAACGGCCAGACCGACCTGATTATCAACATGCTTGCGTTTCCATCCAGCCATATCAACAATGCAGCCAGAGACACCGAGTTCCGGATGCTCGGGCTCGACCAGGCGACCATCGTAAAGCTCAATGAGGAACTTGGAACACAAAGCATCACGATTCCTGCTAACACCTATGATTTCGAACCTGACGCCATCGAGACCATCCGCGGCAGTGTCATTGTGATCGCGTCAACAGAGATGTCAGACCAGGAAGCGGGTGATATCGTGCGCGCGATGCTGGCAAACTTTGATTTTCTGCAAACAGCACACGCGACGCTGTCCCGGCTGACACCCAGGGCGCTAACCGAGACGGCACCGATTGCCCTGCACCCAGGCGCGAAAGCGGCGTATGAAGCAGCAGGTTTGCTCAAGTGA
- a CDS encoding FRG domain-containing protein: MKTIEVFSWRQFLEETSKLDQWAFRGQSKSGLPLYSSLSRRLMLLGSPADDWSIREKRAIRVFKRKAHVHISDHSILYNTLRCLAMMQHHGAATRLLDFTKSPFVAAFFALHSANSDAAVYGLNTPALWYLSPPGMPELNRTKINPRANDNLEKYFLSNEYPLIWFGEPDEMDSRLVAQSGLFVIPGQLHLSIEHLLQGYQASHDINQRNNPTRVAEAQDSLLVQLILKQEMRQESIRELYRMNITHASLWPDLDGLARSMNQELEIIWQPLLQEAVQQSRRQS, from the coding sequence ATGAAAACCATCGAAGTATTCAGCTGGCGGCAGTTCCTGGAGGAAACATCCAAACTCGACCAATGGGCGTTTCGAGGTCAATCAAAATCAGGATTGCCGCTCTACAGTTCCCTCTCGCGTCGACTGATGCTGCTGGGCAGTCCTGCCGACGATTGGTCTATCCGTGAAAAACGTGCGATCCGGGTCTTCAAACGCAAGGCCCATGTTCACATCAGCGATCACAGCATTCTCTACAACACCTTGCGCTGTCTGGCGATGATGCAACACCACGGTGCGGCGACCCGACTGCTGGACTTCACGAAATCACCGTTTGTGGCAGCTTTCTTCGCACTCCACTCAGCCAATAGCGATGCGGCCGTCTATGGTCTCAATACCCCGGCCCTCTGGTACCTCAGTCCGCCAGGCATGCCAGAGCTAAACCGCACCAAGATCAATCCGCGTGCAAATGACAATCTGGAAAAGTATTTTCTGAGCAATGAGTACCCGCTCATCTGGTTTGGCGAACCGGATGAAATGGATAGCCGACTGGTGGCGCAATCCGGGCTGTTCGTGATTCCTGGCCAACTCCATTTGTCGATCGAACACCTGCTGCAGGGGTATCAAGCCTCTCATGACATCAATCAGCGAAACAACCCGACTCGTGTAGCCGAAGCACAGGACAGCCTGCTGGTTCAGCTGATTCTCAAACAGGAAATGCGGCAGGAATCAATTCGCGAGCTCTATCGTATGAACATCACCCATGCATCGCTGTGGCCCGATCTCGATGGGCTTGCACGATCCATGAACCAGGAACTCGAGATCATCTGGCAACCGCTCCTGCAGGAAGCCGTGCAACAGAGTCGGCGCCAGTCGTGA
- a CDS encoding Maf family protein encodes MWILNAPQLLLASASPRRLDLLRQLHIPVDRLILPQQADDEPRLTDEPVIDYVMRTSADKNLRAQEHVAKNMPMLEDMPILSGDTTVAIDQTILGKPQDDKDAREILHRLSGQTHDVFSAVTVFWKGQSRHALSHSRVTFTELSEMQIRAYVASGEAHGKAGAYGIQGSAAGFVSRIEGSYTGIVGLPLFETTQTLHMMGLLRVPDQD; translated from the coding sequence ATGTGGATTCTGAACGCCCCGCAATTGCTTCTGGCCTCTGCCAGCCCTCGCCGGCTGGATCTGTTGCGCCAGTTGCACATTCCGGTCGACCGGCTCATCCTGCCTCAGCAGGCTGACGACGAACCCCGACTGACAGACGAACCTGTGATTGACTACGTGATGCGCACCAGCGCAGACAAGAACCTGCGGGCACAGGAACACGTTGCAAAGAACATGCCTATGCTCGAAGATATGCCTATCTTGAGTGGTGACACGACTGTTGCGATTGACCAGACTATTCTGGGCAAACCGCAAGACGACAAGGATGCCCGTGAGATCCTGCACAGACTCAGTGGACAGACGCACGATGTGTTCAGTGCGGTAACGGTGTTCTGGAAAGGACAATCAAGGCACGCCTTGTCACACTCGAGAGTGACCTTTACCGAGCTTAGTGAGATGCAGATCCGGGCGTATGTCGCAAGCGGTGAGGCGCATGGCAAAGCGGGTGCCTATGGCATTCAAGGCAGCGCAGCGGGATTTGTGAGCCGGATCGAAGGCAGCTATACCGGCATTGTCGGCCTGCCACTCTTTGAGACGACGCAGACCTTGCACATGATGGGACTGCTACGTGTACCAGATCAGGACTGA
- the rlmH gene encoding 23S rRNA (pseudouridine(1915)-N(3))-methyltransferase RlmH, with translation MKILVLAVSQKTPEWVRLAWQTYTKRLPSEWNLELREVKPAPRQLGKTAQQNMALEAERLGAALKGRNCIKVALDEHGKALTTQALHDLVERFQLQAPEIAFIIGGPDGLDATFKQSCDVKVQLSAMTLPHAMVKVLLIEQIYRVASIATNHPYHRE, from the coding sequence ATGAAGATTCTGGTGCTTGCAGTCAGTCAGAAAACCCCGGAGTGGGTCAGACTGGCCTGGCAGACCTACACCAAGCGCCTGCCGTCGGAATGGAACCTGGAGCTTCGGGAGGTCAAACCGGCACCTCGGCAGCTCGGCAAGACGGCACAGCAAAACATGGCTCTCGAAGCCGAACGACTCGGGGCTGCCCTCAAGGGTCGCAACTGCATCAAAGTAGCACTCGACGAGCACGGCAAGGCGCTAACCACACAGGCATTGCACGATCTGGTAGAACGCTTTCAGTTGCAGGCTCCCGAAATCGCATTCATCATCGGAGGGCCGGACGGACTCGACGCCACGTTCAAGCAGTCGTGTGATGTCAAGGTTCAACTCTCCGCCATGACGCTACCGCATGCCATGGTGAAAGTGCTCTTGATCGAACAGATCTATCGGGTTGCCTCCATTGCCACCAATCATCCATATCACAGGGAGTGA
- the rsfS gene encoding ribosome silencing factor, giving the protein MDIRKLQRAVVDALEDVKAQNIKVFNTTEQTSLFDRVVIASGTSNRQTRALASSVEDKARELGVKVIAREGDDTGEWVLVDLGDIVVHIMQPVIREYYNLEEIWGARPVRMKLGADAPKATAATATKASATSTKASTSASTTSTRARKVKSTVK; this is encoded by the coding sequence ATGGATATTCGCAAACTGCAACGTGCTGTTGTTGACGCACTTGAAGATGTCAAGGCACAGAACATCAAGGTCTTCAACACGACCGAGCAGACGAGTCTGTTTGACAGAGTCGTCATCGCATCAGGTACGTCCAACCGGCAAACGCGCGCGCTCGCATCCAGTGTGGAAGACAAGGCGCGTGAGCTCGGCGTCAAGGTCATCGCACGAGAAGGCGATGACACCGGCGAATGGGTCCTGGTGGACCTTGGCGATATCGTTGTTCACATCATGCAACCGGTTATCCGTGAGTATTACAACCTCGAGGAGATCTGGGGTGCCAGGCCTGTGCGTATGAAGCTCGGAGCCGATGCCCCCAAAGCGACTGCCGCCACCGCAACCAAAGCGAGCGCCACAAGCACCAAAGCAAGCACCTCAGCCAGTACGACTTCCACGCGTGCCAGGAAGGTGAAGTCCACGGTCAAATGA
- the nadD gene encoding nicotinate-nucleotide adenylyltransferase, giving the protein MRIGLLGGSFDPIHKAHIALALAALHNRHLDEVQLIPAGQPWQKPSLHATPQQRAEMIEIAINGIAALSMNRMELERSGATYTIDTLENLSPKHTYYWILGSDQLANFCSWHRWSDVAQRVTLLVAARPGVSPEIPAPLAQQIEQGRACVEFLPFEPMDVSANDLRQRIASGESFDELVDPAVAHYIKQHKLYEKSGQE; this is encoded by the coding sequence ATGCGTATTGGTCTGCTAGGAGGCAGTTTCGATCCGATTCACAAGGCTCACATTGCGCTCGCGCTGGCAGCCCTTCACAATCGCCACCTTGACGAGGTTCAGCTCATACCCGCCGGGCAACCCTGGCAAAAGCCTTCCCTGCATGCGACCCCGCAGCAGCGGGCCGAGATGATCGAGATCGCGATCAATGGCATCGCGGCTCTGAGCATGAACCGGATGGAGCTTGAACGCTCAGGGGCGACCTACACCATCGACACCCTTGAGAATCTGAGCCCGAAACACACGTACTACTGGATTCTAGGCTCCGATCAACTGGCCAACTTTTGCAGCTGGCATCGCTGGAGCGATGTTGCCCAGCGAGTGACCTTGCTGGTTGCTGCCCGACCCGGAGTCAGCCCCGAGATCCCCGCACCCCTTGCACAGCAAATCGAGCAAGGACGGGCCTGTGTGGAATTCCTGCCTTTCGAGCCCATGGACGTATCAGCCAATGACTTGCGACAACGCATTGCCAGTGGCGAGTCATTCGACGAGCTGGTCGATCCTGCTGTGGCGCACTACATCAAACAACACAAGCTTTACGAGAAATCAGGCCAGGAGTAA
- the hemF gene encoding oxygen-dependent coproporphyrinogen oxidase, whose amino-acid sequence MKVDVPAVHQYFLGLQNRIVSALEAADGSAFRTDQWIRPEGGGGISRLTENATLFERAGVLFSHVMGDQLPASATAHRPMVAGRRWEAMGVSMVLHPENPFVPTTHMNVRMFVAYAAPGTTDRDIFWFGGGMDLTPYYVFEEDVQHFHRSCKEALDAHDPILYPAYKRWCDEYFYLKHRDETRGVGGVFFDDLNEPGFEKSFAITRSVGDAFLHAYLPIVVKRRDFPYGEREREFQLYRRGRYVEFNLVFDRGTLFGLQSGGRTESILLSMPPVANWRYDWHAEPGSPEAKLYDYLKPRDWF is encoded by the coding sequence ATGAAAGTCGATGTGCCAGCCGTGCACCAGTATTTTCTGGGATTGCAAAACCGTATCGTGTCTGCCCTGGAAGCGGCTGACGGTTCCGCCTTCCGGACTGATCAGTGGATACGCCCCGAGGGCGGTGGTGGCATATCAAGACTCACAGAAAATGCAACGCTTTTTGAGCGCGCGGGGGTACTGTTCAGTCATGTGATGGGGGATCAGCTGCCGGCATCGGCCACGGCTCACCGTCCCATGGTTGCCGGGCGGCGATGGGAAGCCATGGGCGTTTCCATGGTGCTGCACCCCGAAAACCCTTTCGTGCCAACCACGCACATGAACGTTCGGATGTTCGTTGCATACGCTGCGCCAGGCACGACTGACCGCGACATCTTCTGGTTTGGTGGCGGCATGGATCTCACGCCCTACTATGTGTTTGAAGAAGATGTTCAGCACTTTCACCGGAGCTGCAAAGAGGCGCTCGATGCCCACGACCCGATACTCTATCCAGCCTACAAGCGCTGGTGCGACGAGTATTTCTATCTGAAGCACCGGGACGAGACCCGTGGTGTGGGCGGTGTGTTCTTTGACGACTTGAATGAGCCCGGATTCGAGAAATCGTTTGCCATCACGCGCTCGGTCGGCGATGCATTTCTTCACGCCTACCTGCCCATCGTGGTAAAACGACGGGACTTTCCATATGGTGAGCGTGAGCGCGAGTTTCAACTGTACCGCCGCGGACGCTATGTGGAATTCAATCTGGTTTTTGACCGGGGCACCCTGTTCGGACTTCAATCCGGTGGTCGCACGGAGTCGATCCTGCTATCCATGCCGCCGGTTGCCAACTGGCGCTATGACTGGCACGCCGAGCCGGGCAGTCCCGAAGCAAAACTTTACGATTATCTCAAACCCAGGGACTGGTTTTAA
- the purD gene encoding phosphoribosylamine--glycine ligase has product MKLLVIGSGGREHALTWRLLKSPRVSHVLVAPGNGGTATMDNVTNVDAHTPQELVELARRENVGLTVVGPEAPLAAGVVDAFEAAGLPIFGPTRAAAQLESSKDFAKQFMLRHGIPTAAYETFTDPVKAHAYIDEQGAPIVIKADGLAAGKGVVVATTVQEAHDAVQAMLGDSSLGQAGARVVIEACLTGEEASFIVMADGKHILPLASSQDHKRLLDGDQGPNTGGMGAYSPAPVVSPVLHERIMKEVIEPTIAGMAADGISYRGFLYAGVMIGDGDDETRPIGVLEFNCRMGDPETQPIMMRLQSDLLDAVQAAVAGTLDQISLQWDPRTALGVVMASAGYPGKVRTGDVIHGLREVMDARDEMVVFHAGTALVDGNVQTSSGRVLCVTALGDSVQAARERAYTALERISFEGAQYRKDIAWRAIKR; this is encoded by the coding sequence ATGAAACTGCTTGTCATCGGTTCGGGAGGCCGCGAGCACGCGCTCACCTGGCGCTTGCTAAAGTCTCCCCGCGTTTCCCATGTTCTGGTTGCCCCTGGCAATGGCGGGACAGCCACCATGGACAACGTAACCAACGTTGATGCCCACACACCGCAGGAACTGGTTGAACTGGCTCGCCGCGAGAACGTGGGACTGACCGTGGTTGGCCCAGAGGCCCCGCTCGCTGCGGGTGTGGTCGATGCATTCGAAGCCGCCGGACTGCCCATCTTCGGGCCAACGCGGGCAGCAGCTCAACTGGAAAGCTCCAAGGATTTTGCGAAGCAGTTCATGCTGCGCCATGGCATCCCGACTGCGGCCTACGAAACCTTCACCGATCCGGTCAAGGCGCATGCGTACATTGATGAGCAAGGCGCACCGATTGTCATCAAGGCCGACGGACTGGCTGCGGGCAAAGGTGTGGTCGTGGCCACCACGGTTCAGGAAGCCCATGATGCTGTTCAGGCGATGCTGGGTGACAGTTCACTTGGCCAGGCCGGTGCGCGCGTGGTCATCGAAGCATGCCTGACCGGAGAGGAAGCCAGTTTCATTGTCATGGCCGACGGCAAACACATCCTGCCCCTGGCCAGCAGTCAGGATCACAAGCGATTGCTCGACGGGGATCAAGGCCCGAATACAGGTGGAATGGGAGCCTACTCCCCGGCGCCGGTTGTCAGCCCGGTCCTGCATGAGCGCATCATGAAGGAAGTCATCGAACCCACGATTGCTGGCATGGCAGCAGACGGAATCTCCTACCGGGGTTTTCTGTATGCCGGCGTCATGATTGGTGACGGCGACGATGAAACACGCCCGATCGGTGTGCTCGAATTCAACTGCAGAATGGGGGATCCCGAAACGCAACCCATCATGATGCGCCTGCAAAGCGACCTTCTTGATGCCGTGCAAGCGGCGGTGGCTGGCACGCTCGACCAGATCTCACTGCAATGGGATCCGCGCACGGCACTCGGCGTAGTGATGGCCAGTGCGGGTTATCCAGGCAAAGTACGCACTGGTGACGTGATTCACGGGCTACGTGAGGTCATGGACGCACGCGACGAAATGGTGGTATTTCATGCGGGAACGGCGCTAGTGGACGGCAACGTGCAAACCAGCTCCGGACGGGTTTTATGTGTAACGGCACTTGGTGACTCTGTGCAGGCGGCGCGTGAACGCGCCTACACAGCCCTGGAAAGGATCTCGTTTGAGGGTGCGCAGTACAGAAAGGACATCGCGTGGCGAGCAATCAAGCGTTGA
- a CDS encoding YebC/PmpR family DNA-binding transcriptional regulator yields MAGHSKWANIQHRKGRQDAKRGKLWTKIIREVTVAARAGGADPETNPRLRMAWDKATAANMPKDNIQRAIQRGAGGADSDNYDEIRYEGYGVGGAAVIVDCMTDNRTRTVADVRHAFTKNGGNLGQDGCVAYMFKHCGQFFFAPGTSEDAVMEVALESGADDVVTDDEGMVEVICEPGAYTAVKQAFEANDLTPEMADVIMKPENEVTLEGDDAIKMQKLLDALESLDDVQEVYTNAVMPNEE; encoded by the coding sequence ATGGCGGGTCATAGCAAGTGGGCCAACATCCAGCATCGCAAGGGACGCCAGGACGCCAAACGCGGCAAACTCTGGACCAAGATCATACGTGAGGTCACGGTCGCAGCCAGAGCCGGCGGCGCAGATCCTGAAACAAACCCGCGGCTGCGCATGGCCTGGGACAAGGCCACCGCGGCCAACATGCCCAAAGATAATATTCAGCGCGCCATCCAGCGCGGTGCGGGTGGCGCAGACAGTGACAACTACGACGAGATCCGTTACGAAGGATACGGTGTGGGCGGTGCGGCGGTCATTGTCGACTGCATGACTGACAACCGGACCCGGACTGTTGCCGATGTTCGCCACGCGTTCACCAAGAATGGCGGCAATCTTGGCCAGGACGGTTGCGTGGCGTACATGTTCAAACACTGCGGCCAGTTCTTTTTTGCGCCTGGCACGTCCGAAGACGCTGTGATGGAAGTGGCGCTTGAATCGGGTGCGGACGATGTCGTGACCGACGATGAAGGCATGGTCGAGGTCATCTGCGAGCCCGGCGCCTACACTGCGGTCAAGCAGGCATTCGAAGCCAATGATCTGACGCCCGAGATGGCCGATGTCATCATGAAGCCAGAAAACGAAGTCACGCTTGAGGGCGATGACGCGATCAAAATGCAGAAACTGCTGGATGCACTTGAGTCTCTTGATGATGTTCAAGAGGTATACACCAATGCAGTCATGCCCAACGAGGAATAA